In Alkalihalobacterium alkalinitrilicum, a genomic segment contains:
- a CDS encoding potassium channel family protein, giving the protein MLFIFDLMKIVVKVKNITLLIGTTLFIIVSSFIIHYLEPETFPTLFIGFWYVMTTITTTGYGDFVPQTIAGKWFALFLYLFGITLIGVFIGKMVEGVGVYRKLKEEGKLRYKGRDHYVIIGWSQKAKKTIDELLLAKETAHVLIIDLHQVTPYAKEQIHYIQGDATDPTVLEKANITQADAVLIFAPDTVDDPLFVDGRSLLIASSIEHLASEKKKEIYTIVEIVRESHIPTFKHARVDEFVLSSEAFSDLMAKSALHKGSTKVFMHLLSREYADNVWEIEKKQDWKTYNDAFDALRQMGANLLSHGNDFSIIRRLHDEVPDGAKLYVICDEPTYKKIKMQ; this is encoded by the coding sequence GTGTTATTCATCTTCGACTTAATGAAGATCGTAGTGAAAGTAAAAAATATTACTTTACTTATTGGAACAACTCTTTTCATTATCGTTAGCTCTTTTATCATTCATTACTTGGAACCTGAAACATTTCCTACGCTTTTTATAGGTTTTTGGTATGTCATGACGACGATTACAACGACAGGATATGGTGATTTTGTACCGCAAACAATTGCTGGAAAATGGTTTGCCCTTTTTTTGTATCTTTTTGGTATTACGTTAATTGGAGTTTTTATTGGAAAAATGGTTGAAGGAGTAGGTGTTTACCGAAAACTCAAGGAGGAAGGGAAATTGCGATATAAAGGAAGGGATCATTATGTTATCATCGGATGGTCCCAAAAGGCGAAAAAAACAATTGATGAGCTTTTGTTAGCCAAAGAAACAGCTCATGTCCTTATTATTGACCTTCACCAAGTAACGCCTTATGCAAAAGAACAAATTCATTATATTCAAGGTGATGCTACTGACCCTACAGTTCTTGAAAAAGCAAACATTACACAAGCAGATGCGGTGCTTATTTTTGCACCAGACACTGTCGATGATCCGTTATTTGTTGATGGAAGGTCATTATTAATTGCTTCTTCTATTGAACATTTAGCTAGTGAGAAGAAAAAAGAGATATATACGATCGTTGAAATTGTTCGGGAAAGTCACATTCCCACTTTTAAACATGCACGAGTAGATGAATTTGTTTTATCTAGCGAGGCGTTTTCTGATTTAATGGCGAAGTCTGCATTACATAAAGGTTCAACGAAGGTATTTATGCATTTATTGAGTAGAGAATATGCTGATAACGTATGGGAAATTGAGAAAAAACAAGATTGGAAAACATACAATGATGCGTTTGATGCACTAAGACAGATGGGGGCTAATTTATTATCTCATGGTAATGATTTTAGCATTATTCGTCGACTGCACGATGAAGTACCAGATGGTGCAAAGTTATATGTTATCTGTGATGAGCCAACTTATAAAAAAATAAAAATGCAGTAA
- the trhA gene encoding PAQR family membrane homeostasis protein TrhA, giving the protein MAKTHTFTKKEEVVNAITHGIGVVLSITALVFLIIFSVKHGTAWHTVSFTIYGATMILLYVSSTLVHSFPPGKVKNLFEIFDHSAIYLFIAGTYTPFTLVVLNGALGWTLLSIVWGIAIIGVVFKSFFTKRFLYLSTILYIAMGWIIVIAWKPLVDTLPFEGMVLLVLGGIFYTVGTIFYVWRGFQFHHAVWHLFVLAGTVAHFFAVIKYVLPISI; this is encoded by the coding sequence TTGGCTAAGACTCATACATTTACGAAGAAAGAAGAAGTTGTTAATGCGATCACTCATGGAATTGGAGTAGTTCTGAGCATTACTGCGCTTGTTTTCCTAATAATATTTTCTGTGAAACACGGAACCGCTTGGCATACCGTCAGCTTTACAATATATGGTGCCACAATGATCCTACTTTATGTTTCATCAACGCTTGTTCATAGTTTTCCTCCAGGAAAAGTAAAAAACTTATTTGAAATATTTGACCACTCAGCAATTTATTTATTTATCGCTGGCACATACACACCATTTACTTTAGTTGTCTTAAATGGTGCTCTCGGATGGACCTTACTTTCAATTGTTTGGGGGATTGCTATCATTGGGGTGGTTTTTAAATCATTTTTCACGAAACGCTTTTTATATTTATCGACGATCCTGTATATTGCCATGGGTTGGATAATCGTTATTGCGTGGAAACCACTTGTAGATACACTTCCATTTGAAGGAATGGTGTTGTTAGTATTAGGCGGTATTTTTTATACTGTAGGCACTATTTTTTATGTGTGGCGAGGCTTTCAATTTCACCATGCAGTTTGGCATTTATTCGTATTAGCAGGCACGGTTGCTCATTTTTTTGCAGTCATTAAATATGTCCTACCCATAAGTATATAA
- a CDS encoding DUF3231 family protein, translated as MGILSGNQKNEPLHYGEISSLWAYLSGVNAHIAEYQTLFNHTGDDDLRKFIEDKINNAMKPQAQEIETILKENGIAIPPAPPERANANIEEIPAGARFNDPEIANAISMNIATGLVSLSQIMGQSTREDIAMMAGKFHVEKAQYGLRLLKMQKEKGWLIVPPLHTKIPELV; from the coding sequence ATGGGAATTTTAAGTGGAAATCAAAAAAATGAACCTTTACATTATGGAGAAATATCTAGCTTATGGGCTTATTTATCAGGAGTAAATGCTCACATAGCAGAATATCAAACACTTTTTAACCATACGGGTGATGATGATCTTCGGAAGTTTATTGAAGATAAAATTAACAATGCCATGAAGCCTCAAGCCCAAGAAATTGAAACGATATTAAAAGAGAATGGAATCGCTATTCCTCCAGCTCCGCCTGAGCGAGCAAATGCAAATATTGAAGAAATCCCTGCAGGTGCAAGATTTAATGATCCTGAAATTGCTAATGCAATTAGTATGAATATTGCTACAGGTCTCGTTTCTTTAAGTCAGATTATGGGGCAAAGTACACGAGAAGACATTGCTATGATGGCAGGCAAATTCCACGTTGAAAAAGCTCAATATGGCTTACGCCTTTTGAAAATGCAAAAGGAAAAAGGTTGGTTAATTGTACCACCTTTACACACGAAAATACCTGAGCTTGTTTAA
- a CDS encoding DUF5634 family protein, translating into MEYLSREEILDEMNHSLRTIMEKYNVDDIGVFEEQGEGNHYFIGYTIRKAGAVFMTHTPYVRNEEGLLRPEKKEWVIETDEGDLRGFSSLDEVFEEMSKGIQH; encoded by the coding sequence ATGGAGTATTTATCTCGAGAAGAAATATTAGACGAAATGAACCATTCGTTACGAACAATTATGGAAAAGTACAATGTCGATGATATTGGAGTATTTGAAGAACAAGGCGAAGGAAATCATTATTTTATTGGATATACCATAAGAAAAGCTGGCGCAGTTTTTATGACGCATACTCCATATGTAAGAAATGAGGAAGGGCTTTTGAGACCAGAAAAAAAAGAGTGGGTAATTGAAACAGATGAAGGCGATTTGAGAGGTTTTTCATCGCTTGATGAGGTGTTCGAGGAAATGAGTAAAGGAATACAGCATTAA
- a CDS encoding Ger(x)C family spore germination protein, whose product MAKWVVFFFIVLSCITLMGCWDRHDLEELAYVIAIGIDQSEGYGMSITYQIANPEAGEPKGGTDEAASDIITINAPDFLSARDMLVSFVSREVVFTHMKVLIVSEDIAREERFIDYIKPAVREREFDRRLTFIVCREKAADYLRNNKPTLETRPHKFFELMKDRWEETGLIPDSTLQEFLHTLEEDTGVFLATYSTTEEVTTEKEGMEDRYVAGEIEKEGGNPVQTIGSAVIKEGTMIGTMDGEETRMALLLRPHIEASQMIVTYEDPIAKGKHITARVLNEKRTRVNVNTNQDYPIIDVEVPVMLEILAITSHIDYIEDLEKQAQLKRHIEEKYKEVAGNFIRKTQQQFQGDPFRWGLMARKNFLTLQEYWEYDWMKKYPDAQVNLKVNVEVTEYGKQLRPPNIELIKD is encoded by the coding sequence ATGGCTAAGTGGGTCGTATTTTTCTTCATAGTCTTAAGCTGCATTACTTTAATGGGGTGTTGGGATCGCCATGATTTAGAAGAATTAGCATATGTTATTGCAATAGGCATAGATCAAAGCGAAGGGTATGGCATGAGTATCACGTACCAAATCGCAAACCCTGAAGCAGGGGAGCCCAAAGGAGGGACAGACGAGGCTGCTTCAGATATTATCACTATAAATGCTCCAGATTTTCTTTCGGCTAGAGATATGCTCGTATCCTTTGTATCTAGGGAGGTTGTTTTTACGCATATGAAAGTACTCATTGTTAGTGAGGATATAGCAAGAGAAGAGCGGTTTATCGATTATATTAAACCTGCTGTAAGAGAACGTGAATTTGACCGTAGACTTACTTTCATTGTGTGTCGTGAAAAAGCAGCCGATTATTTGCGGAATAACAAACCAACACTAGAAACGAGACCACATAAGTTTTTTGAGTTGATGAAGGATCGCTGGGAAGAAACAGGGTTAATCCCCGATTCGACCTTACAAGAATTTTTACATACATTAGAAGAAGATACGGGTGTGTTTTTAGCAACGTATAGTACAACCGAAGAAGTAACTACGGAAAAAGAAGGAATGGAAGATCGATATGTTGCAGGTGAGATTGAAAAAGAAGGTGGAAATCCAGTTCAAACGATAGGATCTGCAGTGATAAAAGAAGGAACGATGATTGGAACAATGGATGGAGAAGAAACTCGAATGGCGCTATTACTGCGGCCACATATTGAAGCGAGTCAAATGATCGTAACTTATGAAGATCCAATAGCCAAAGGGAAACATATAACGGCTAGAGTATTAAATGAAAAAAGGACGAGGGTGAATGTAAATACCAATCAAGACTATCCGATCATTGATGTAGAAGTACCTGTAATGCTCGAAATTTTGGCAATCACAAGTCATATTGATTATATAGAAGATTTAGAAAAACAAGCTCAGCTAAAGCGTCATATAGAAGAAAAGTATAAAGAAGTAGCTGGGAATTTTATAAGAAAGACACAACAACAATTTCAAGGAGATCCCTTCCGTTGGGGACTTATGGCAAGAAAAAACTTTCTTACTCTGCAAGAATACTGGGAGTACGATTGGATGAAAAAGTACCCTGATGCACAAGTGAATTTGAAGGTAAACGTAGAGGTTACAGAATACGGTAAGCAATTACGCCCACCAAATATAGAACTAATTAAGGACTGA